In one window of Chryseobacterium sp. JV274 DNA:
- a CDS encoding dihydrolipoamide acetyltransferase family protein: protein MAEYKLLLPSMGEGVMEATIITWLFNEGDNVKEDDSVVEIATDKVDSDVPTPVSGKIVKILKQKDEVAKVGEAIAILEIEGEGAASEEVKTETPAATPDADTLKAIEEPLQTTAASNVEFSGDLYLSPLVKSIAQQENISETELKSIKGSGLEGRITKEDILAYVANRGNQPVQQAAPVQAASTPKPTVSAPAATISVSAGDEIIPMDRMRKIIAENMVKAKQIAPHVTSFIETDVTNVVKWRNKNKAVFEKREGEKLTFMPIFVKAVVKAIQDFPMINVSINGENIIKKKNINIGMATALPDGNLIVPVIKNADQLSLSGLAKAINDLAYRARNKKLRPEDTQGATYTISNVGSFGNLMGTPIIPQPQVAILAIGAIVKKPAVLETADGDVIAIRNLMFMSHSYDHRVVDGSLGGMMLKHVHDYLENWDLNTEI, encoded by the coding sequence ATGGCAGAATACAAATTATTGCTTCCTTCCATGGGAGAAGGTGTTATGGAAGCGACAATTATCACTTGGTTATTCAATGAAGGTGATAACGTAAAGGAGGATGACTCCGTAGTAGAAATTGCAACAGATAAAGTAGATTCAGATGTTCCGACACCAGTTTCGGGGAAAATCGTAAAAATTTTAAAGCAAAAAGATGAAGTTGCAAAAGTAGGTGAAGCCATTGCTATTTTAGAAATTGAAGGAGAAGGCGCAGCTTCAGAAGAAGTAAAAACTGAAACTCCGGCGGCTACTCCGGATGCTGACACTTTAAAAGCGATTGAAGAGCCTTTACAAACAACAGCTGCTTCAAACGTAGAATTCTCAGGAGATCTTTATTTATCTCCACTTGTAAAATCTATTGCACAACAGGAAAATATTTCTGAAACTGAACTGAAATCTATCAAAGGAAGCGGTTTGGAAGGAAGAATTACAAAAGAAGATATATTAGCATATGTTGCTAACAGAGGAAACCAGCCGGTTCAGCAGGCGGCTCCTGTACAGGCAGCATCCACTCCGAAACCAACAGTATCTGCTCCGGCAGCTACAATCTCGGTAAGCGCAGGTGATGAGATCATTCCTATGGACAGAATGAGAAAGATCATCGCTGAAAACATGGTAAAAGCAAAACAAATTGCTCCACACGTTACTTCTTTCATCGAAACAGACGTTACTAACGTTGTGAAATGGAGAAATAAAAATAAAGCAGTATTTGAAAAGCGCGAAGGTGAGAAATTGACTTTCATGCCGATTTTCGTAAAAGCTGTAGTAAAAGCAATTCAGGATTTCCCAATGATCAATGTTTCTATCAATGGTGAAAACATCATCAAAAAGAAAAACATCAACATCGGTATGGCTACTGCCCTTCCGGACGGAAACCTTATTGTTCCTGTAATTAAAAATGCAGATCAGTTATCACTTTCAGGTCTTGCAAAAGCAATCAACGATCTGGCTTACAGAGCAAGAAACAAGAAATTAAGACCTGAAGACACTCAGGGTGCAACCTATACTATTTCTAACGTAGGAAGTTTCGGAAACCTTATGGGAACCCCTATCATTCCTCAGCCTCAGGTAGCTATTTTAGCAATCGGAGCTATCGTTAAGAAGCCTGCAGTTCTTGAAACAGCTGATGGTGATGTAATTGCTATCAGAAACTTAATGTTCATGTCTCACTCTTATGACCACAGAGTGGTAGACGGTTCTTTAGGAGGAATGATGCTGAAGCATGTTCACGACTATCTTGAAAACTGGGATCTGAACACAGAAATATAA
- a CDS encoding S-adenosyl-l-methionine hydroxide adenosyltransferase family protein: MSIITLTSDFGNLDYRVPAVKGKILSLNPEVNIIDITHDIQAFNLIQTSYIVRNAYKYFPKGSIHIISVDSFHNRSRKNIIYKADGSYFLAADNGLLSLIFFDIKPEAIYELTLNNRFDDIINFTSTDIFVPAAVHLANGGLPEVIGRKISTAKQLMFPRAVYNESEGMIIGEVTYIDNFGNIISNINKDFFENISKGYDSFTIKFRNLSLSRIFSSHTEVVSDWERETEFHGQSAAIFNDSQLLELTIYKGSKKNGAKSLFGLNVGENIYIEFS; encoded by the coding sequence ATGTCAATTATTACCCTTACTTCGGATTTCGGAAATTTAGATTACAGAGTTCCCGCTGTGAAAGGCAAAATTCTGTCTCTAAACCCTGAGGTTAATATTATTGATATAACCCACGATATCCAGGCATTCAACCTTATACAGACTTCGTATATTGTAAGAAATGCTTATAAATATTTTCCTAAAGGAAGCATTCACATCATTTCCGTAGACAGTTTTCACAACAGATCAAGAAAGAATATCATTTACAAAGCCGATGGATCTTACTTTTTAGCGGCAGATAACGGTCTTTTAAGCCTTATCTTTTTTGATATTAAACCGGAAGCAATCTATGAACTTACGCTGAACAACCGTTTTGATGACATCATCAACTTTACTTCTACAGATATTTTTGTTCCTGCAGCGGTACATCTTGCCAATGGCGGACTCCCTGAAGTAATAGGGCGAAAAATAAGTACAGCCAAACAACTGATGTTCCCAAGAGCAGTTTATAATGAATCGGAAGGCATGATTATCGGCGAAGTAACTTATATTGATAATTTCGGAAATATAATCTCAAATATCAACAAAGACTTTTTTGAAAATATCAGCAAAGGCTACGATAGTTTTACCATAAAATTCAGAAATTTAAGCCTTTCAAGGATATTTTCCAGCCATACGGAGGTTGTTTCAGACTGGGAAAGGGAAACAGAATTCCATGGGCAGTCTGCTGCTATTTTCAATGATAGTCAATTATTGGAGCTTACCATCTATAAAGGAAGTAAGAAAAACGGTGCTAAAAGCCTGTTTGGATTGAATGTGGGCGAAAATATTTATATTGAATTCAGCTAA
- a CDS encoding porin family protein, which produces MKKLLLVAAVAVMGISANAQEFRFGPKAGFAMSTIKLDDKQDDLDGRKMSPKYTFYIGGMAEYKFNDNFAVQGEVLYSPLGAKEKIDGVNAGGMYFGESTKITFGTLLVPVSAKYFITEGFSVAAGVNVGIILTAKQKTVIGSDFLDVEVEGDTGDVDIKKDIKSLNLAPFLGVEYMLENGLFFDARYSLGVSNLSNDNSGGTVKNSFAQVGVGFKFGGN; this is translated from the coding sequence ATGAAAAAACTTTTACTTGTTGCAGCAGTCGCTGTTATGGGAATTTCTGCAAACGCTCAGGAATTTCGATTTGGTCCTAAAGCTGGTTTCGCAATGTCAACTATTAAACTAGATGATAAGCAAGATGATCTTGACGGAAGAAAAATGTCTCCTAAATATACTTTCTATATCGGTGGAATGGCTGAGTACAAATTCAATGATAACTTTGCTGTTCAGGGAGAGGTTTTATACTCACCACTTGGAGCTAAAGAAAAAATTGACGGAGTAAATGCTGGAGGAATGTATTTTGGGGAGTCAACTAAGATTACTTTTGGAACTCTTTTGGTTCCTGTTTCTGCAAAATACTTTATTACTGAAGGTTTTTCTGTAGCAGCAGGTGTTAACGTAGGAATTATTCTTACGGCTAAACAAAAAACTGTAATTGGCTCAGATTTCCTTGATGTAGAAGTGGAAGGAGATACTGGTGATGTGGATATTAAAAAAGATATCAAATCTTTAAACCTTGCTCCTTTCTTAGGAGTTGAATATATGCTGGAGAACGGACTTTTCTTTGATGCAAGATACAGCTTAGGTGTATCCAACCTATCTAACGATAATAGTGGAGGTACTGTAAAGAACAGCTTTGCTCAGGTGGGTGTAGGTTTCAAATTCGGAGGAAACTAA
- a CDS encoding TolC family protein: MNIIFNACRYLCMALCLLLSSFLHSQMIDYQHLGLQQAVEIGLKNNKNIQISHLKQEMSATKEKDLKMEKLPDIEFHTSYTQVTNLYQHQNGVFNKATRYDAINGMYDFTLSASIPVYMGGKIKNTEKKAAIDTEISALRTHLDERQLTMEIITAFLQIHHLKEQQSLINDKMKEDSVNIKQVKALKANGVVTVNEVLRTSLQLSNHKMSWTELDNDIQIAEHKLKTILSLPEIQEMHVNTEDLISENAAIPYIDDLTETALNKNESVEITHKNLSLKELDQKITKANYLPKITAGGEYFLKYPNMMFFPPEPYAYRLGMMGVNLSYPIENLYKNKYKMQEARENIDLAKLQIAENEEKIRHSVYEAYKKFEETDQKVKIAEEAIDQAKENYRIVRTKYANKLSLITELIDADNTYLEAESNLISVKINRQLKYYQLQYTIGNL, translated from the coding sequence ATGAATATCATATTTAACGCATGCCGATATCTGTGCATGGCGTTGTGCTTATTATTGAGCAGCTTTTTACATTCACAGATGATAGATTATCAGCATCTCGGCTTACAACAAGCTGTAGAGATTGGTCTGAAAAACAACAAAAACATACAGATAAGTCATCTAAAACAGGAAATGTCCGCTACCAAAGAGAAAGATCTCAAAATGGAAAAGCTTCCGGACATTGAATTTCATACCAGCTATACTCAGGTAACCAATTTGTATCAGCATCAAAATGGCGTATTTAACAAAGCGACAAGGTATGATGCGATCAATGGGATGTATGATTTTACATTATCTGCATCAATTCCTGTGTACATGGGCGGCAAAATAAAAAATACAGAAAAAAAAGCGGCTATTGACACTGAAATATCTGCTTTAAGAACGCATTTGGATGAGAGACAGCTTACCATGGAAATCATCACAGCTTTTCTGCAGATCCATCATTTAAAAGAACAACAAAGTCTCATTAATGATAAGATGAAAGAAGATTCTGTTAACATTAAACAGGTAAAAGCTCTTAAAGCCAACGGAGTCGTAACAGTGAATGAAGTATTGAGAACTTCATTACAGCTTTCCAATCATAAAATGAGCTGGACAGAACTGGATAACGATATTCAGATTGCAGAGCACAAACTGAAAACAATTCTTTCTCTTCCGGAAATTCAGGAAATGCATGTGAATACGGAAGATCTTATTTCGGAGAATGCTGCGATTCCTTATATTGATGATTTGACTGAAACAGCTTTAAATAAAAATGAATCCGTTGAAATCACTCACAAAAATCTTTCACTGAAGGAATTGGATCAAAAAATCACCAAAGCGAATTACTTACCTAAAATTACAGCAGGCGGAGAATATTTTTTAAAGTATCCGAATATGATGTTTTTTCCTCCCGAACCTTATGCATACCGTCTGGGAATGATGGGTGTGAATCTTAGCTATCCTATCGAAAATCTGTATAAAAATAAATACAAAATGCAGGAAGCACGGGAAAATATAGACCTTGCCAAGCTTCAGATAGCAGAAAATGAAGAGAAAATAAGACACAGTGTCTACGAAGCCTACAAAAAGTTTGAAGAAACAGACCAGAAAGTGAAAATTGCTGAAGAAGCGATTGACCAGGCTAAAGAAAACTATCGCATTGTAAGAACAAAATATGCGAACAAACTAAGTCTTATCACTGAATTGATTGATGCCGACAATACTTATCTGGAGGCAGAATCTAACCTTATTTCCGTAAAAATAAACCGACAACTTAAATATTACCAACTCCAATATACGATTGGAAACTTATAA
- the rpsR gene encoding 30S ribosomal protein S18, with translation MAIDEMAKQASAGGESEVKFLTPLDINTKSEKKYCRFKKYGIKHVDYKDADFLLQFVNEQGKILPRRYTGTSLKYQRKVSAAIKRARHLSLLPYVADLLK, from the coding sequence ATGGCAATAGATGAAATGGCTAAACAAGCCTCAGCTGGAGGAGAATCAGAAGTAAAATTCCTTACTCCGCTTGATATCAATACAAAATCTGAAAAGAAATATTGTAGATTCAAAAAATACGGAATTAAGCACGTTGACTACAAAGATGCTGATTTCTTATTACAATTTGTAAACGAGCAGGGTAAAATCTTACCAAGAAGATACACTGGAACTTCTTTAAAATACCAAAGAAAAGTTTCTGCTGCTATCAAAAGAGCAAGACACCTTTCTTTACTACCTTACGTAGCTGACTTATTGAAATAA
- a CDS encoding PhoH family protein produces MFELTYDLEDIDAKIFYGVNNQYFNLIKSSFPTIKITGRDHVIFAMGNKEALDILKQKLNDIVSFISKNNSIGLKDVENILNIKDENEKQLVFDQDIIVKGVNGKVIKAKTTNLKKLVKETEKKDMVFAIGPAGTGKTYTSVALAARALRDKEVKRIILTRPAVEAGESLGFLPGDLKEKLDPYLQPLYDALRDMIPHEKLEGFMEKKVIEVAPLAFMRGRTLDDAFVILDEAQNTTHAQMKMFLTRMGMNAKFIITGDPSQIDLPKNQQSGLKEAMRILNGVKEIGFVHLTEEDVVRHPVVRKIILAYNDEDKRLRND; encoded by the coding sequence ATGTTTGAATTAACATATGATTTGGAAGATATCGATGCGAAAATCTTCTATGGAGTTAATAACCAATATTTCAACTTAATAAAATCAAGCTTTCCAACCATTAAAATTACAGGAAGAGATCATGTCATCTTTGCCATGGGAAATAAGGAAGCTTTAGATATACTGAAACAAAAACTGAATGATATTGTCAGTTTTATCTCCAAAAACAACTCAATAGGCCTGAAAGACGTTGAAAATATACTAAATATTAAAGACGAAAATGAGAAACAACTGGTTTTTGATCAGGATATTATCGTAAAAGGGGTCAACGGAAAAGTTATTAAGGCTAAAACAACCAATCTTAAAAAATTGGTAAAGGAGACGGAGAAAAAGGATATGGTCTTCGCCATTGGTCCTGCTGGAACTGGAAAAACATATACCAGTGTAGCATTGGCCGCAAGAGCTTTAAGAGATAAAGAAGTGAAAAGAATCATTCTGACAAGACCGGCTGTAGAAGCGGGAGAAAGTCTGGGATTCCTTCCCGGTGACCTTAAAGAGAAGCTGGATCCATATTTGCAGCCTTTGTACGATGCACTTCGTGATATGATTCCCCATGAGAAACTGGAAGGTTTTATGGAGAAAAAAGTAATTGAAGTAGCTCCTTTGGCTTTCATGAGAGGACGTACCCTTGATGATGCTTTTGTGATTCTTGATGAAGCGCAGAATACAACTCATGCACAGATGAAAATGTTCCTTACCAGAATGGGTATGAATGCTAAATTCATTATCACAGGAGATCCGAGCCAGATTGACCTTCCGAAAAACCAGCAGTCCGGGCTGAAAGAAGCTATGAGGATTTTAAACGGAGTGAAGGAGATCGGGTTTGTGCATCTTACAGAAGAGGATGTGGTAAGACATCCGGTGGTAAGAAAGATTATTCTTGCTTATAATGATGAGGACAAAAGACTAAGAAACGACTAG
- a CDS encoding helix-turn-helix domain-containing protein, translating into MNDSHFKAVEEDDAEFYIYHVLTGNVTTEIHYHSSAQLVYAEGGIVHVFTDQKHWYLPARCFMWIPAGTPHYIFSTSPKVDLYNFYFKKEESENGFFDEINIYSVNNLLREMILYTKEWDGKITKNDHSKYFFLKALKGVLHEKKHRHLAFPIQHPFPKDETLLKIARYIHANLEKPLTIESTAKEFGMSTRTLSRKFKEILGMNYVRFLRALRITRSLELMLEGKYNMYEIAMMVGYNSLSSFSNIFKKVIGIAPTEYQQKLRGDK; encoded by the coding sequence ATGAATGACAGTCATTTTAAAGCCGTAGAAGAGGATGATGCCGAATTTTACATCTATCATGTCCTTACAGGTAATGTAACAACAGAGATTCATTATCACAGTTCTGCACAATTAGTATATGCAGAAGGAGGTATTGTGCATGTTTTTACAGATCAGAAGCATTGGTATCTTCCTGCAAGGTGCTTTATGTGGATTCCTGCCGGAACACCTCACTACATTTTTTCTACCAGTCCGAAAGTTGATTTATATAATTTTTATTTTAAGAAGGAAGAAAGCGAAAATGGCTTTTTTGATGAAATTAATATTTATTCTGTTAATAATCTACTTCGGGAGATGATTTTATATACTAAAGAATGGGATGGGAAAATCACAAAAAATGACCATTCTAAATATTTTTTTCTCAAAGCCCTTAAAGGAGTTTTACACGAGAAAAAGCACAGACACCTTGCATTTCCCATACAGCATCCCTTTCCTAAGGATGAAACACTATTAAAGATTGCAAGATATATTCATGCGAACCTTGAAAAACCCCTTACTATAGAATCTACGGCCAAAGAATTCGGAATGAGTACCAGAACCCTTTCGAGGAAATTTAAAGAGATTCTAGGCATGAATTACGTCCGTTTTCTACGGGCATTACGAATTACCCGTTCCCTTGAACTAATGCTGGAAGGAAAATACAATATGTACGAAATAGCAATGATGGTAGGATACAATAGCCTGTCGTCTTTCAGTAATATTTTCAAAAAAGTAATCGGTATTGCTCCTACGGAATATCAGCAGAAACTGAGAGGGGATAAGTAG
- a CDS encoding outer membrane beta-barrel protein, which translates to MKKILLAGAVALFGLSNAQIAKGTTYLSGSVGYSQEESNNGNIKKENFNVLPTVGYFVNTNLAVGLGIGYQTEKNTVTNTATLGNTTIVNESIVKTPAFVVAPFVRKYWTLSDKLYFFGQLAVPMQFGKTETETNSVATSGNSVVTNSTSTEAKYTKIGVTVKPGLDYFLNKNWSIEATIGEFGYSNYKPKDGDATNNYNFGLNLSSVTFGVKYVFAK; encoded by the coding sequence ATGAAAAAAATATTATTAGCGGGTGCTGTTGCACTTTTTGGTTTATCAAACGCTCAAATTGCTAAAGGAACTACATATTTATCAGGATCTGTTGGTTATTCTCAAGAAGAATCTAACAACGGAAACATTAAAAAAGAAAACTTCAACGTATTACCTACAGTTGGATATTTCGTAAACACTAACTTAGCAGTTGGATTAGGAATTGGTTACCAAACTGAAAAGAACACTGTAACTAATACAGCAACTTTAGGAAACACTACAATTGTAAACGAAAGCATCGTTAAAACTCCAGCTTTTGTTGTTGCTCCATTCGTAAGAAAATACTGGACTTTATCTGACAAGTTATATTTCTTCGGACAATTAGCAGTGCCAATGCAGTTTGGAAAAACTGAAACTGAAACTAACTCTGTAGCTACTTCTGGAAATTCAGTTGTTACAAACTCTACTTCTACTGAAGCTAAATACACTAAAATCGGTGTTACTGTGAAGCCAGGTTTAGATTATTTCTTAAACAAGAACTGGTCTATCGAAGCTACTATCGGTGAGTTCGGTTATAGCAACTACAAGCCAAAAGATGGTGATGCTACAAACAACTATAACTTCGGATTGAATTTATCTTCTGTAACTTTCGGAGTTAAATATGTATTTGCAAAATAA
- the rplI gene encoding 50S ribosomal protein L9 — protein sequence MDIILKQDVENLGLEFDTVSVKPGYARNFLLPQGIALLATPKNKAALEATLEARKEEEAKLIAAANAVVDQLKKTSITIPAKVGSGDKLFGSINNADLSAALAKAGVSVEKKYIKIPGNTIKRTGKVTANIRLHRNVEYNFEFDIVSDAPVVAAPAAKKEEVKSEEA from the coding sequence ATGGATATCATCCTAAAACAAGACGTAGAAAACTTAGGACTTGAGTTTGATACAGTAAGCGTAAAGCCAGGTTATGCTAGAAACTTCTTACTTCCTCAAGGAATTGCTCTTTTAGCTACACCTAAAAACAAAGCTGCTTTAGAAGCTACATTAGAAGCTAGAAAAGAAGAAGAAGCTAAATTAATCGCTGCTGCTAACGCTGTAGTAGATCAATTAAAGAAAACTTCTATCACTATCCCTGCAAAAGTAGGTTCTGGTGACAAATTATTCGGATCTATCAACAATGCAGATCTTTCTGCAGCTCTTGCTAAAGCTGGAGTTTCTGTAGAGAAGAAATATATCAAAATTCCAGGGAACACTATTAAGAGAACTGGTAAAGTAACGGCAAACATCAGATTACACAGAAACGTTGAGTACAATTTCGAATTCGATATCGTATCTGACGCTCCAGTTGTAGCTGCTCCTGCTGCTAAAAAAGAAGAAGTTAAATCTGAAGAAGCTTAA
- a CDS encoding outer membrane beta-barrel protein, with product MKKIVLMGAVALFGLSNAQIAKGTSYLSGQVGFYHKETNEFGGNRKDNVIRILPTAGYFVNTNLAVGLGVGYKSAVTKYKVNASEFSNPVEIKNTDNAFVVAPFIRKYWTLSDKLYIFGQLQVPLEFGKEELDFNSDGNGGDPILSAPFMQKNNYTNIGVNIKPGLDYFITKNWSIEATIGEFGYNTYKRDIDGAKRADDYKFGISLTSVTFGVKYVFAK from the coding sequence ATGAAAAAAATCGTATTGATGGGCGCTGTTGCGCTTTTTGGTTTATCAAACGCACAGATTGCTAAAGGAACTTCTTATCTTTCAGGACAGGTAGGGTTTTATCACAAGGAAACCAATGAATTTGGTGGGAACAGAAAGGACAATGTAATCAGGATTCTTCCTACAGCAGGTTATTTCGTTAATACAAATTTAGCGGTGGGACTAGGAGTAGGATACAAAAGTGCTGTTACCAAATACAAAGTAAATGCAAGTGAATTCAGTAATCCGGTTGAAATAAAAAATACGGATAACGCATTTGTGGTAGCTCCATTCATAAGAAAATACTGGACTTTATCTGATAAATTATACATTTTCGGACAATTGCAGGTTCCATTGGAGTTTGGCAAGGAAGAGTTGGATTTTAACAGTGATGGTAATGGTGGAGATCCTATACTTTCCGCTCCGTTTATGCAAAAAAATAACTATACTAACATTGGAGTGAATATTAAGCCGGGTCTGGATTATTTCATAACGAAGAACTGGTCAATTGAAGCAACAATAGGAGAGTTCGGGTACAATACTTACAAAAGAGATATTGACGGTGCCAAAAGAGCTGATGACTACAAATTTGGGATCAGTTTAACTTCCGTGACTTTTGGAGTTAAATATGTATTTGCAAAATAA
- a CDS encoding chloride channel protein, with translation MLKIFILIRKSIKNSFDNIRNEQLKYNLLQAIPFWIGSVITGFFAVMYAQIFAWGEHLMNFIFDWHAWMIFIIAPIGFVLSWWLVKEFAPNAKGSGIPQVMAAVELANPKEHRKIRSLLSIKIIFFKILSSVILVIGGGAVGREGPTIQIAGSVFRKVNEYLPEWWPKISKKNMIMTGAAAGLAAAFNTPLGGIVFAVEELSKTHINYFKTALFTAVIIAGLTAQTLAGSYLYLGYPKTNDVSLMVMFPIVLVAAVAGILASQLSVAMLKINSWKKNKLKTDKANVIFLIVCALIIASIAYFINREILGSGKEIMERVLFTKDKHEDWYVPVLRMLGPALSFTSGGAGGIFAPALTAGASIGSVISGAIHLTPNETNVVVLAGMVAFLTGITRAPFTSAIIVLEMTDRHSLIFHLMLAGMVSSIASILVSRHSLYDVLKVNFLTELRQKD, from the coding sequence ATGCTGAAAATTTTCATCCTGATACGGAAATCCATCAAAAATTCCTTTGACAATATCCGGAACGAACAGCTGAAGTACAATCTGCTTCAGGCTATTCCTTTTTGGATAGGATCTGTTATTACAGGTTTTTTTGCCGTCATGTATGCACAGATATTTGCCTGGGGTGAACATCTTATGAATTTTATCTTTGACTGGCATGCATGGATGATTTTCATCATCGCTCCCATAGGATTTGTACTTTCCTGGTGGCTGGTGAAAGAATTTGCGCCCAATGCCAAAGGAAGCGGTATTCCACAGGTCATGGCTGCGGTAGAACTCGCCAATCCGAAAGAACACCGCAAGATCAGAAGCCTTCTGAGTATTAAGATTATATTTTTCAAAATCCTGTCTTCAGTCATTCTGGTCATCGGAGGAGGTGCGGTAGGACGTGAAGGACCTACTATTCAGATTGCAGGCTCTGTTTTCAGAAAAGTCAACGAATATCTTCCCGAATGGTGGCCGAAAATTTCCAAGAAAAACATGATTATGACAGGAGCCGCAGCCGGGCTTGCAGCAGCTTTCAACACTCCGTTGGGAGGTATTGTTTTCGCTGTGGAAGAACTGTCAAAAACCCATATCAATTACTTCAAAACAGCTTTGTTTACTGCAGTAATTATTGCCGGTCTTACAGCACAAACACTTGCTGGTTCTTATTTATATCTGGGATATCCGAAGACCAATGATGTTTCTTTAATGGTTATGTTTCCCATTGTACTTGTTGCTGCTGTTGCGGGTATTCTAGCCAGTCAGCTTTCTGTTGCGATGCTTAAAATCAACAGTTGGAAAAAAAACAAGCTGAAAACCGATAAGGCCAATGTTATATTTCTGATCGTTTGTGCTTTGATTATTGCCTCAATCGCTTATTTCATCAACAGGGAAATTCTGGGCTCCGGGAAAGAAATTATGGAGCGTGTTCTTTTTACGAAGGACAAGCATGAAGACTGGTATGTTCCGGTTCTAAGAATGCTTGGCCCTGCCCTTTCTTTTACTTCCGGTGGTGCAGGAGGAATTTTCGCCCCTGCTCTCACAGCGGGAGCAAGTATAGGCTCTGTTATTTCAGGCGCCATTCATTTAACACCCAACGAAACCAATGTTGTTGTTCTGGCCGGAATGGTAGCTTTTCTCACGGGAATTACCAGGGCTCCGTTTACTTCAGCAATTATTGTTTTGGAAATGACAGACAGACATTCATTGATTTTCCACCTGATGCTGGCAGGAATGGTTTCTTCCATTGCTTCTATTTTAGTAAGCAGACATTCGCTGTATGATGTATTGAAGGTCAATTTTCTGACGGAGTTAAGACAAAAAGATTAG
- the rpsF gene encoding 30S ribosomal protein S6, whose protein sequence is MNNYETVFILTPVLSESQVEEAVNKYVDLIKEKNCEIVARENWGLKKLAYPIQLKKNGFYTLIEFKGEGSVVADLELAFKRDERVIRYLTTKLDKHAVEYAVTRRTKVKAAKA, encoded by the coding sequence ATGAACAATTACGAAACTGTTTTCATTTTAACTCCCGTTCTATCTGAGTCACAGGTAGAGGAAGCAGTGAACAAGTATGTAGATCTTATCAAAGAAAAGAACTGCGAAATCGTTGCTAGAGAAAACTGGGGATTAAAAAAATTAGCTTATCCTATCCAATTGAAAAAGAACGGGTTCTATACTCTAATCGAATTCAAAGGAGAAGGTAGTGTAGTAGCTGATCTAGAATTAGCATTTAAGCGTGACGAAAGAGTAATCCGTTACCTTACTACGAAACTTGACAAACATGCTGTTGAGTATGCTGTAACTAGAAGAACTAAAGTAAAAGCAGCTAAAGCTTAA